In one window of Gymnogyps californianus isolate 813 chromosome 7, ASM1813914v2, whole genome shotgun sequence DNA:
- the TSN gene encoding translin produces the protein MSVSDMFIALQGVLTADQDIREEIRKVVQALEQTAREILTLLQGVHQGAGFQDIPKKCQKAREHFGTVRTQLESLKTKFPADQYYRFHEHWRFVLQRLVFLAAFVVYLESEMLVTREAVAEILGIEADRERGFHLDIEDYLSGVLTLASELARLAVNSVTAGDYSRPLRISTFINELDSGFRLLNLKNDSLRKRYDGLKYDVKKIEEVVYDLSIRGLNKEATVGAGGEK, from the exons ATGTCGGTGAGCGACATGTTCATCGCGCTGCAGGGCGTCCTCACCGCCGACCAGGACATCCGCGAG GAGATCCGGAAGGTGGtgcaggcgctggagcagacGGCCCGGGAGATCCTCACGCTGCTGCAGGGCGTGCACCAGGGAGCCGGCTTCCAGGACA taccAAAGAAATGTCAGAAGGCTCGCGAACACTTTGGTACAGTGAGAACACAGCTGGAATCTCTGAAGACCAAGTTTCCTGCTGATCAGTATTACAG ATTTCATGAGCACTGGAGGTTTGTGCTTCAGCGGTTGGTGTTTCTGGCAGCATTTGTAGTCTACTTGGAGTCAGAAATGTTAGTGACCCGAGAAGCTGTTGCAGAAATACTTGGGA TTGAAGCCGATCGAGAGCGAGGCTTTCACCTGGACATTGAAGACTATCTTTCTGGTGTATTAACTCTCGCCAGTGAGCTG GCCAGACTGGCAGTGAACAGCGTCACGGCTGGTGACTATTCTCGCCCTCTCCGCATCTCAACTTTTATCAACGAGCTGGATTCTGGCTTCCGTCTCCTCAACCTGAAGAATGACTCCCTGAGGAAACGTTACGATGGCCTGAAATACGATGTCAAGAAAATTGAGGAAGTGGTTTACGACTTGTCGATCAGAGGACTCAATAAGGAGGCAACAGTTGGTGCGGGCGGAGAGAAATGA